Proteins co-encoded in one Streptomyces sp. NBC_01283 genomic window:
- a CDS encoding aminoglycoside phosphotransferase family protein yields MTALLAVLTEEAGHAAHRAPRPCACVPEVVLADRDDATVVRHGDTVAKAHAPGTDPAELAVRLQVAAALHGTLLPPLGDTAIPLHGRLVTCWEAGTPVDRDDPDAAPWEAVATLLARLHATSPAELPQPLPDMRGPAKAARAMTRMRAAGPHPAAAPVERAWATLPAWARAEAPAPPPKLLCHGDLHLGQLVRTPAGRWLLIDIDDLGLGDPAWDLARPAAWYACGLLAPDEWTRFLTAYRAARGPAVPPDGTDPWPALDVPARALTAQTAALAVAKSVKENRALDEVELAVVDACDRMAALPPELEPTTTK; encoded by the coding sequence GTGACCGCCTTGCTGGCTGTGCTGACCGAGGAGGCCGGCCACGCGGCCCACCGGGCCCCGCGTCCCTGCGCGTGCGTGCCCGAAGTCGTCCTCGCGGACCGGGATGATGCCACGGTCGTCCGGCACGGGGACACCGTCGCCAAGGCGCACGCCCCTGGCACGGACCCCGCCGAGCTTGCGGTCCGTCTGCAGGTTGCCGCCGCCCTCCACGGCACCCTCCTCCCGCCGCTCGGCGATACCGCGATACCGCTGCACGGGCGCCTCGTCACCTGCTGGGAGGCCGGTACCCCGGTGGACCGCGACGACCCCGACGCCGCCCCCTGGGAAGCCGTGGCGACCCTCCTCGCCCGCCTGCACGCCACATCCCCCGCGGAACTCCCGCAGCCGCTCCCCGACATGCGCGGCCCCGCGAAGGCCGCCCGCGCGATGACGCGGATGCGGGCCGCGGGTCCGCACCCCGCGGCAGCCCCCGTCGAGCGCGCCTGGGCCACGCTGCCCGCCTGGGCCCGGGCCGAGGCGCCCGCACCGCCCCCCAAGCTCCTGTGCCACGGCGACCTCCATCTGGGCCAGCTCGTCCGCACACCCGCCGGGCGCTGGCTGCTCATCGACATCGACGATCTCGGCCTCGGCGACCCGGCCTGGGACCTGGCCCGCCCCGCCGCCTGGTACGCCTGCGGCCTCCTCGCCCCCGACGAGTGGACCCGCTTCCTCACCGCCTACCGCGCGGCACGCGGACCGGCGGTTCCGCCCGACGGCACGGACCCCTGGCCCGCCCTCGACGTACCGGCCCGCGCCCTCACCGCGCAGACAGCCGCCCTGGCCGTCGCCAAGTCCGTCAAGGAGAACCGGGCCCTGGACGAGGTGGAGCTGGCCGTGGTCGACGCCTGTGATCGAATGGCCGCCCTCCCACCGGAGTTGGAGCCCACCACCACGAAGTAG
- a CDS encoding zf-TFIIB domain-containing protein, producing the protein MQCPKCHAPMHTYNRNGVQIEQCSGCRGIFLDYGELESLSRLESQWGGQQAPPPPPAPQGYPAAQAPAWGAPQHGGHHGGHGGHYGHHKRHQSFGHMLFSS; encoded by the coding sequence ATGCAGTGTCCCAAGTGCCACGCACCGATGCACACGTACAACCGCAATGGCGTCCAGATCGAGCAGTGCAGCGGTTGCCGCGGGATATTCCTCGACTATGGCGAGCTCGAGTCCCTGAGCCGGCTGGAGAGCCAGTGGGGCGGCCAGCAGGCCCCGCCCCCACCGCCCGCCCCGCAGGGCTACCCGGCCGCTCAGGCCCCGGCCTGGGGCGCTCCCCAGCACGGCGGCCACCACGGCGGTCACGGCGGGCACTACGGCCACCACAAGCGTCACCAGAGCTTCGGACACATGCTCTTCTCCTCCTGA
- a CDS encoding chorismate-binding protein, with product MSSRPPSGASLPMARFGGLLATGLRDVTSDPSALDSHGFWAVSANFEGELVCARFDDVRADPVPAPVPGAWRGPAAGDWTSSLDRAAYVDGVRRVREHIAAGDVYQANLCRVLSAPAPEDADVDALTALLARGNPAPYAGTIRLPDHGVEIATASPELFLRRAGGVVESGPIKGTGRTEADLLEKDYAENVMIVDLVRNDLGRICVTGSVTVPDLCVVEKHPGLVHLVSTVRGELRPGAGWPELLAAAFPPGSVTGAPKSSALRIIDALETAPRGPYCGGIGWVDADRGTGELAVGIRTFWIDRAEGVLRFGTGAGITWGSDPEGEWRETELKAERLLAVASGAYEVSGGTL from the coding sequence ATGTCCTCCCGGCCGCCCTCCGGGGCGTCCCTGCCCATGGCGCGCTTCGGCGGCCTCCTCGCGACCGGCCTCAGGGACGTGACCAGCGATCCCTCGGCGCTGGACTCCCACGGCTTCTGGGCCGTCTCCGCGAACTTCGAGGGCGAACTGGTCTGTGCCCGCTTCGACGACGTACGCGCGGATCCGGTGCCCGCGCCGGTGCCCGGCGCGTGGCGGGGGCCCGCCGCAGGTGACTGGACGTCGTCGCTCGACCGCGCCGCGTATGTGGACGGGGTGCGTCGTGTGCGGGAACACATCGCGGCCGGAGACGTCTATCAGGCGAACCTCTGCCGCGTGCTGTCCGCGCCCGCCCCCGAGGACGCCGACGTGGACGCCCTGACGGCGCTCCTGGCGCGCGGGAACCCCGCTCCGTACGCCGGGACGATCCGCCTGCCGGACCACGGCGTCGAGATAGCCACGGCGTCGCCCGAGCTGTTCCTGCGGCGCGCGGGCGGTGTCGTCGAGTCGGGGCCGATCAAGGGGACGGGCCGGACCGAGGCGGATCTCCTGGAGAAGGACTACGCCGAGAACGTCATGATCGTGGACCTCGTCCGCAACGACCTCGGGCGGATATGCGTGACCGGCTCCGTGACCGTGCCCGACCTGTGCGTGGTCGAGAAGCATCCGGGCCTCGTCCATCTCGTCTCCACCGTCCGGGGCGAGCTGAGGCCCGGCGCCGGCTGGCCCGAACTCCTCGCGGCCGCCTTCCCGCCCGGGTCCGTCACCGGTGCCCCCAAGTCGAGCGCCCTGCGCATCATCGACGCCCTGGAGACCGCGCCCCGCGGCCCGTACTGCGGCGGCATCGGCTGGGTCGACGCCGACCGGGGCACCGGTGAACTGGCCGTCGGCATCCGCACCTTCTGGATCGACCGCGCGGAGGGCGTGCTGCGGTTCGGCACCGGCGCCGGGATCACCTGGGGCTCGGACCCCGAGGGGGAGTGGCGGGAGACCGAACTGAAGGCGGAACGGCTGCTGGCGGTAGCGTCGGGAGCGTACGAAGTGAGTGGAGGGACCCTTTAG
- a CDS encoding aminotransferase class IV, which produces MKIWLNGGLQDLETARVSVLDHGLTVGDGIFETVKSVEGRPFALTRHLDRLARSARGLGLPEPDLDEVRAACAAVLDANPMPLGRLRITYTGGLSPLGSDRGDQGPTLIAALGEVSRRPDSTAVITVPWTRNERGALTGLKTTSYAENVVALARASEQGATEALFANTVGQLCEGTGSNVFVVLDGEIHTPPVASGCLAGITRALAVDWTGARESDLPFDVLDRADEVFLTSTLRDVQAVHRIDGRELPGAPGPVTAKAMRIFGERAADDLDP; this is translated from the coding sequence GTGAAGATCTGGCTCAATGGCGGCCTGCAGGACCTCGAGACGGCCCGCGTCTCCGTGCTCGACCACGGCCTGACCGTCGGTGACGGAATCTTCGAGACGGTGAAGTCGGTCGAGGGGCGGCCCTTCGCGCTGACCCGGCACCTGGACCGGCTCGCCCGTTCGGCACGTGGCCTCGGTCTGCCCGAGCCGGACCTCGACGAGGTGCGCGCGGCCTGCGCCGCCGTGCTCGACGCCAACCCGATGCCGCTGGGGCGACTGCGCATCACGTACACCGGAGGCCTCTCGCCGCTCGGCTCGGACCGGGGTGACCAGGGGCCGACGCTGATCGCCGCCCTCGGTGAGGTCAGCAGGCGACCCGACTCGACCGCCGTCATCACGGTGCCGTGGACCCGCAACGAGCGCGGCGCCCTGACCGGCCTGAAGACCACGTCGTACGCCGAGAACGTCGTCGCCCTCGCGCGCGCGAGCGAACAGGGCGCCACGGAGGCGCTGTTCGCCAACACGGTGGGGCAGCTCTGCGAAGGCACGGGGTCGAACGTCTTCGTGGTGCTCGACGGCGAGATCCACACGCCGCCGGTCGCCTCCGGGTGCCTGGCGGGCATCACGCGCGCGTTGGCCGTCGACTGGACGGGCGCGCGTGAGAGCGATCTGCCGTTCGACGTCCTGGACAGGGCCGACGAGGTGTTCCTGACCTCGACGCTCCGTGACGTGCAGGCCGTGCACCGGATCGACGGGCGCGAACTGCCGGGCGCACCGGGCCCCGTGACCGCCAAGGCGATGCGGATCTTCGGCGAGCGGGCGGCGGACGACCTCGACCCGTGA
- a CDS encoding GNAT family N-acetyltransferase — protein sequence MTTTLRPTGPLQQSADGAKSRTYEVRVNSRPVGGIELATHPVFGPGVAEMRDLSIKEPDRRRGRATVAVLAAEEVARGWGCERIEVAVPAEAAAAHRLAVSLGYVERNRQMVKPLTAGPPALPEGVEGRPMTEDEYEVWLAREKEDYAQTWIERGVPAAEARAKSDADHADHLPQGIATPGTRLSVLTHEGTAVGTLWLARRGSDGFVFDVAVDEEYRGHGHGRSLMFLAETQAQEAGLGRLGLNVFAGNTPALRLYESLGFEPVMYYVYKQLL from the coding sequence ATGACCACGACCCTGCGGCCGACCGGGCCGCTTCAGCAGAGCGCTGACGGCGCCAAGTCACGCACATACGAAGTGCGCGTGAACAGCCGTCCTGTGGGCGGGATAGAACTCGCCACGCATCCCGTGTTCGGGCCCGGTGTCGCCGAGATGCGGGATCTGAGCATCAAGGAGCCCGACCGCAGACGCGGCCGTGCCACCGTGGCGGTGCTCGCCGCCGAGGAGGTGGCGCGCGGCTGGGGCTGCGAGCGGATCGAGGTGGCCGTGCCCGCCGAGGCCGCGGCGGCCCACCGCCTCGCCGTGTCCCTCGGCTACGTGGAGCGCAACCGCCAGATGGTCAAGCCCCTGACCGCCGGGCCGCCCGCGCTCCCGGAGGGCGTCGAGGGGCGGCCGATGACCGAGGACGAGTACGAGGTCTGGCTGGCCCGCGAGAAGGAGGACTACGCACAGACCTGGATCGAGCGCGGCGTCCCCGCGGCGGAGGCGCGCGCCAAGTCAGACGCCGACCACGCGGACCACCTGCCGCAGGGCATCGCCACCCCCGGTACCCGCCTCAGTGTGCTCACCCACGAGGGCACGGCGGTCGGCACCCTGTGGCTGGCGCGGCGCGGATCCGACGGGTTCGTCTTCGACGTCGCGGTCGACGAGGAGTACCGCGGACACGGCCACGGCCGGTCCCTGATGTTCCTCGCGGAGACCCAGGCGCAGGAGGCGGGCCTCGGCCGCCTGGGCCTCAACGTCTTCGCGGGCAACACCCCGGCCCTGCGCCTGTACGAGTCACTGGGCTTCGAGCCGGTCATGTACTACGTCTACAAGCAGCTGCTCTAG